A genome region from Nocardia sp. NBC_00565 includes the following:
- a CDS encoding DUF1819 family protein has protein sequence MALQSASTARYALSFTSGALLMREAVIAAPIYLREGDWSKVREIIGGDNLLQARTVSSGLRLGRETVQRLAVLTDAEIELLTEATATERGHLLWSAACRRYGLIGEFAEEVVRERFLMLTVTLDHGDFDGFVRGKALWHTELAELKDSTLRKLRANVFKMLSEAGLLSDRGHILQVVLSQRVSGALADRTPSELRFFPTNDAHREN, from the coding sequence GTGGCACTGCAGTCGGCCTCGACGGCGCGCTATGCGCTGTCATTCACCAGTGGTGCCCTCCTTATGCGTGAGGCCGTGATTGCTGCGCCGATCTACCTGCGTGAGGGTGACTGGTCCAAGGTTCGAGAGATCATCGGCGGCGACAACCTGCTGCAAGCCCGCACTGTGTCTTCCGGGTTGAGACTCGGGCGCGAAACCGTACAGCGACTCGCCGTGCTCACCGATGCCGAGATCGAGCTGTTGACCGAGGCGACGGCCACCGAGCGAGGCCACCTGCTGTGGTCGGCGGCATGCCGTCGCTATGGCCTGATCGGCGAGTTCGCCGAGGAAGTCGTGCGGGAGCGGTTCCTCATGCTGACGGTCACCCTCGACCACGGGGATTTCGATGGATTCGTGCGTGGAAAGGCTTTGTGGCATACCGAATTGGCCGAACTCAAGGACTCGACACTGCGCAAGTTGCGGGCGAACGTGTTCAAGATGCTGAGCGAGGCTGGCTTGCTATCCGACCGCGGGCACATCCTCCAGGTGGTCCTGTCTCAGCGCGTCTCCGGTGCGCTGGCGGACCGGACGCCAAGTGAACTGCGGTTCTTCCCGACGAACGACGCCCACCGGGAGAACTGA
- a CDS encoding DUF1788 domain-containing protein translates to MTPNEISKQEEHLFAVLSGQRFLQMEGLSYDMPFFIYPYDPEDALAISGSKTRIKNRLGNKGVHVREINLYDLSVEILNDRDVWDRLLALELEQNKNDFRDLLQGMLDPQGHIAPAIRAKLAESEFDILFLTGIGEVFPYIRSHNVLNNLQSVVSGKPMLVFFPGRYEQSDTLGSSLVLFGRLKDDQYYRAKNILDQEA, encoded by the coding sequence ATGACACCCAACGAGATCTCCAAGCAGGAAGAGCACCTGTTCGCGGTGCTCAGCGGTCAGCGGTTCCTCCAAATGGAGGGGCTGAGTTATGACATGCCGTTCTTCATTTACCCCTACGACCCTGAGGACGCGCTCGCGATTTCGGGGTCGAAGACGCGTATCAAGAACCGTCTCGGCAACAAGGGCGTTCATGTCCGTGAGATCAACCTCTATGACCTGTCGGTGGAGATCCTCAACGATCGCGATGTCTGGGATCGGTTGCTTGCTCTTGAACTGGAGCAGAACAAGAACGACTTCCGCGACCTGCTCCAGGGAATGCTCGACCCGCAAGGGCACATCGCACCGGCCATCCGCGCAAAGCTGGCTGAGAGTGAGTTCGACATCCTTTTCCTCACCGGCATCGGCGAGGTCTTTCCGTACATCCGATCACACAACGTGCTGAACAACTTACAGAGCGTGGTGTCCGGCAAGCCGATGCTTGTGTTCTTTCCCGGCCGATACGAACAGTCCGACACCTTGGGGTCGTCGCTCGTGCTGTTCGGGCGACTCAAAGACGACCAGTACTACCGAGCCAAGAACATCTTGGATCAGGAGGCTTGA
- the brxC gene encoding BREX system P-loop protein BrxC has product MNLNAIFAKDVQRSIEGVIKADDAAHLGTEVDEYVLTNEAAKGLEQLLEAYTNYTNTNGVWISGFFGSGKSHLLKMLAHLLGNVDGQEFPRARVSESFRSKAHGSFLPALLGKADRISAKSLLFNIDQKATLITKDQTDALLKVFVKVFDESRGYANQGHVARFERDLDNRGQYEAFKAAYARIAGRDWTLGREEGVLEEVNVANAYAEVSGQAEGAPTNILTKYRNEYAVSIEDFADEIKVWLDKQDEGFRLNFYVDEVGQFIGSNTHLMLNLQTIAESLNTKCQGRAWVFVTSQEDMDKVVGDRTKQQGNDFSKIQARFATRVKLTSADVEEVIRKRLLEKNEASKPILSAIYAAESANFKTLFDFVDGATTYRNYTDEARFVDTYPFVSYQFPLFQAAIAGISEHNVFEGRNSSVGERSMLGVVQKVAKDIGDVEVGALATFDHMFAGIRASLKSAAQRLIGVAERNLDNELAVRLLKALFLVKYVEGFHATPRNLTVLVYDRFGLDLPALSKQVREALMLLESQTYVQRNGNVYEYLTNDEKRIEEEIKNVDIDAAEISARLSKILSGDVIRTNKLRYAKNGQDFPFGYKLDDQVHGAQRELTLHFITPEYPFGPDEIRMHSAGKDELRVILEPDERALSDLRLLIRTERYTKRKQTTSLTQVEDQILRSKATQNVEREKEVVERIRSAVGKSELVINATDVSSSSQDAITRVTDGFQDLVSRTYTQLSLLGGTTYSEQQVAVFANPDQSVLIDDPSLSKLANPGEEILSYALRRDRLGEQVTVKAIVDAFQAKPYGWDLASIEVVIAWLAGTSKITVTVDGNALKRSEVPAALRNTQKHSHAVVAPQRSFDDRKVTAFRKFCMDFFDEAAAPKDPLELVRHGSDKLRGKLDELKAWVTGSKYPFVAQLAAPIGLLEQIVGKPDEWYLTEFGLGDDLLDTKESLIDPIQSFLNGGQRIIYDEAVALLDANVNNLNYLPTDSDAVVKRILRDPNAFRGNRMTQLKQAVDTLGKQVDETLSSRRAAVIEAIEGRKTEMVGSTYFENATDDVQKQVVRTIDLIIARVGSETQIAHVREQGNGFEETDYPKLIDQLVSSARPTDADEATPSPVTQTVSVKTISAPGVHGLLETSEDIDRYLDALRVALVATINGGKRIAL; this is encoded by the coding sequence ATGAACCTCAACGCGATCTTCGCCAAGGACGTCCAGCGCTCCATTGAGGGTGTCATCAAGGCTGACGATGCCGCGCACTTGGGGACCGAGGTCGACGAGTACGTCCTGACGAACGAGGCAGCGAAGGGACTCGAGCAGCTGCTCGAGGCGTATACCAACTACACCAACACGAACGGTGTGTGGATCTCCGGGTTCTTCGGCTCCGGTAAGTCGCATCTGCTCAAGATGCTGGCCCATTTGCTCGGCAACGTGGATGGCCAGGAGTTTCCGCGTGCGCGTGTCTCGGAGAGCTTCAGGTCCAAGGCACACGGTTCGTTCCTACCGGCGCTCCTGGGCAAGGCCGACCGTATCTCGGCCAAGAGCCTGCTGTTCAACATTGACCAGAAGGCCACCCTGATCACGAAGGACCAGACCGACGCGCTGCTGAAGGTGTTCGTCAAGGTCTTCGACGAGAGCCGCGGCTACGCAAACCAGGGGCACGTCGCCCGGTTCGAGCGTGACCTGGACAACCGCGGCCAGTACGAGGCATTTAAGGCTGCTTATGCACGGATCGCGGGCCGCGACTGGACGCTGGGTCGCGAAGAAGGCGTGCTCGAAGAAGTCAACGTGGCCAATGCTTACGCCGAGGTCAGCGGCCAGGCCGAGGGCGCGCCGACGAACATCCTCACGAAGTACCGCAACGAGTACGCGGTCTCGATCGAGGATTTCGCCGACGAGATCAAGGTCTGGCTCGATAAGCAAGATGAGGGCTTCCGGCTGAACTTCTATGTCGACGAGGTCGGTCAGTTCATCGGGTCGAACACGCACCTGATGCTGAACCTCCAGACGATCGCTGAGTCGCTCAACACGAAGTGTCAGGGACGCGCGTGGGTGTTTGTCACCTCGCAGGAGGACATGGACAAGGTCGTCGGTGACCGCACCAAGCAGCAGGGCAACGACTTCTCCAAGATCCAGGCGCGGTTCGCAACCCGTGTCAAGCTGACCAGCGCCGACGTCGAAGAGGTCATCCGTAAGCGCCTGCTGGAGAAGAACGAGGCCAGCAAGCCAATCCTCAGCGCGATCTACGCTGCGGAGTCAGCGAATTTCAAGACGCTGTTCGACTTCGTCGACGGCGCGACGACCTACCGCAACTACACCGACGAGGCGCGCTTCGTCGACACCTACCCGTTCGTCAGCTACCAGTTCCCGCTTTTCCAGGCGGCAATCGCCGGGATCTCTGAGCACAACGTATTCGAAGGCCGCAACAGCTCGGTCGGCGAGCGCTCGATGCTCGGTGTCGTGCAGAAGGTTGCCAAGGATATCGGTGATGTCGAAGTGGGTGCCCTCGCCACGTTCGACCACATGTTCGCGGGCATCCGCGCATCGCTGAAGTCCGCTGCACAGCGTTTGATCGGTGTCGCCGAGCGCAACCTCGACAACGAACTTGCTGTACGGCTCCTCAAGGCGCTTTTCCTCGTCAAGTACGTCGAAGGCTTCCACGCCACCCCGCGCAACCTCACCGTTCTGGTTTACGACCGATTCGGCCTAGACCTGCCAGCTCTGTCCAAGCAGGTGCGGGAGGCGCTGATGCTGCTGGAGTCGCAGACGTACGTGCAGCGCAACGGCAACGTCTACGAGTACCTGACCAACGATGAGAAGCGCATCGAGGAGGAGATCAAGAATGTCGATATCGACGCCGCCGAGATCAGCGCACGTCTGTCGAAGATTCTGTCGGGCGATGTGATCCGAACCAACAAGTTGCGCTACGCCAAGAACGGCCAGGACTTTCCGTTCGGCTACAAGCTCGACGATCAGGTGCACGGGGCGCAGCGTGAACTGACGTTGCACTTCATCACTCCGGAGTACCCTTTCGGGCCCGACGAGATCCGCATGCACAGCGCGGGCAAGGACGAGCTGCGCGTCATCCTTGAGCCCGACGAGCGCGCACTCTCGGACTTGCGCCTGCTCATCAGGACCGAGAGGTACACGAAGCGCAAGCAGACGACCTCGCTCACACAGGTCGAGGATCAGATCTTGCGTTCCAAGGCGACGCAGAACGTTGAGCGCGAAAAGGAAGTCGTCGAGCGCATCCGCAGCGCCGTCGGTAAATCTGAACTCGTGATCAACGCCACGGACGTCTCTTCCAGCTCACAGGACGCGATCACGCGCGTGACCGATGGGTTCCAGGATCTCGTCAGCCGCACCTACACCCAACTCAGCCTGCTCGGTGGGACGACCTACAGCGAGCAACAGGTTGCCGTGTTCGCCAACCCCGATCAGTCCGTCCTGATCGACGACCCGTCGCTATCGAAGCTCGCAAATCCGGGCGAGGAGATCCTCTCGTATGCATTGCGGCGCGACCGGCTCGGCGAGCAGGTGACCGTCAAGGCGATCGTGGACGCGTTCCAGGCAAAGCCGTATGGCTGGGATCTGGCGTCGATCGAAGTGGTGATCGCTTGGCTGGCCGGAACCTCGAAGATTACCGTCACCGTCGACGGCAATGCCCTCAAACGCTCCGAAGTCCCTGCGGCGCTGCGTAACACGCAGAAGCACTCTCATGCCGTGGTTGCACCTCAGAGGTCTTTCGACGACCGCAAAGTCACAGCGTTCCGCAAGTTCTGCATGGATTTCTTCGACGAGGCGGCTGCACCCAAGGATCCGCTGGAACTTGTCCGGCATGGTAGCGACAAACTGCGTGGCAAGCTCGACGAACTCAAGGCGTGGGTCACCGGGTCGAAGTATCCGTTCGTCGCACAGTTGGCGGCGCCGATCGGGTTGCTAGAGCAGATCGTTGGAAAGCCGGACGAGTGGTACCTGACCGAGTTCGGTCTTGGCGACGATCTGCTCGATACCAAGGAGTCCTTGATCGACCCCATTCAGTCGTTCCTCAACGGCGGCCAGCGCATCATTTACGACGAAGCCGTTGCACTGCTCGATGCGAACGTGAACAACCTCAACTACCTGCCCACGGACAGCGACGCTGTTGTGAAACGAATACTGAGGGACCCCAACGCGTTTCGCGGTAACCGCATGACCCAGCTTAAACAGGCTGTCGACACACTGGGCAAGCAGGTCGACGAAACCCTCTCATCCCGTCGAGCCGCAGTGATCGAGGCGATCGAGGGCCGCAAGACCGAGATGGTCGGCAGCACCTACTTCGAGAATGCTACCGACGATGTTCAGAAACAGGTCGTCCGAACGATCGACCTGATCATTGCCCGCGTCGGTAGCGAGACGCAGATCGCGCATGTCCGCGAACAGGGCAATGGCTTCGAGGAGACGGACTACCCCAAGCTGATCGACCAGCTCGTATCGTCGGCGCGACCCACGGATGCCGACGAGGCAACGCCCTCACCGGTCACACAAACCGTTTCGGTGAAGACGATATCGGCGCCAGGCGTGCACGGTCTGCTCGAGACCAGCGAAGACATCGACCGTTACCTTGACGCGCTGCGTGTCGCGCTGGTGGCCACCATCAACGGCGGAAAGCGAATTGCCCTCTGA
- the pglX gene encoding BREX-1 system adenine-specific DNA-methyltransferase PglX, which translates to METGPLKSFATWARTALIREVTARIAVVLAPASPERVEWPSTVTALQDAVKDAGGGDVGRNTVADKVAYTWFNRIVALRFMDAKGYTGIGVVSPEHGREVGQPEILAEAKRGNIDTTVVTDRRTVETVTSLLNGTRRSNDPQSEAYALLLGAYCRHWNSAMPFMFESEGGYSGLLMPANLLADDSVMAHAVSVLTTEVCKDVEVIGWLYQFYISERKDEIFAGFKRNNKAGAAEIPAATQLFTPHWIVRYLVENSLGRLWMLNRPDSRLAEQMEYYVAPVAEEADYLKIARPEELKVIDPACGSGHMLTYAFDLLYAIYEEEGHAPPDIPGLILSNNLFGTEIDPRAGGLAAFVLMMKARARQRTFFNKQIEPNICVLEPISFTPSELEILVTRGGNGAREEAFWNQFRQADTFGSLIRPDEDLIAMLKRHADAELTDNGDLLRNDLSARARKLVLQSEFLSSRYHIVVANPPYMGSGNMGPELAVRARREWPSSKADLFAMFIERSLCAVEDHGYVAMIAMQSWMFLSTFEEFRERLLRSSAILSMAHLGPGAFDTIGGEVVATTAFVLKRDTDSTVVGVYFRLVDVPAARKTSHFHEALHSHEPGITRFEVLPSEFGSVPGSPIAYWLSSATRKAFEGAIFLGEIASIREGINTGNNALFLRRWWEVSRSDISFNRTTNSEPSERWVPHKKGGGFRRWAGNEEYVLDWGSQGASIHAYHRVPLSTNGAPMRGKAHFFQPSLSWSRISTSDFSIREYPAGFSYDSTAPSIFTTERRLEMLLGLLNSVVVGHLLHAMSPTLDYRITALSRVPLPTRWEEIDLSSVRRLEELARSDWNDSETSWHFMRSPWIPEDRQPTRVSALWDRVLHARRELTAEVRSLEQENNRAFLDAYSLLDELDATVPERRVALGANARWRFPGVQDAKATRKLVVADAARDLCSYAVACMFGRYSIDEPGLILTNMAEENYLFQASGAAFMVDQDNVIPIVDGEWFEHDIVAQFRQFLRVAFGEQHFEENLRFVTESLGVKDLRDYFVKSFYKDHWQRYKKRPIYWLFSSPNGSFNALIYMHRYTPSTVSTVLNEYLREYMAKLEASRQHHERLADGTGTPRQKAAAQKEVDRLRKVLLELDQYEHDVLYPLATQRVQIDLDDGVKINYPKFGAALKKIPGLEASDE; encoded by the coding sequence ATGGAAACCGGCCCACTGAAAAGCTTCGCCACCTGGGCGCGTACGGCGCTGATCCGCGAGGTAACTGCCCGCATCGCCGTTGTGCTCGCCCCGGCGTCACCAGAGCGTGTCGAGTGGCCGAGTACGGTTACGGCGCTCCAAGACGCCGTCAAAGATGCAGGCGGCGGCGACGTGGGCCGTAACACGGTGGCGGACAAGGTGGCCTACACCTGGTTCAATCGTATCGTCGCCCTGCGGTTCATGGATGCCAAGGGCTATACCGGGATCGGTGTGGTCTCTCCCGAGCATGGTCGCGAGGTTGGCCAGCCGGAGATCCTTGCAGAGGCCAAGCGTGGAAACATCGACACCACGGTTGTGACCGACAGGCGCACCGTGGAGACCGTGACAAGTCTGCTCAACGGTACGCGCCGCAGCAACGACCCGCAGAGCGAGGCGTACGCGCTACTACTCGGTGCGTACTGCCGCCACTGGAATAGCGCAATGCCGTTCATGTTCGAGAGCGAGGGCGGGTATAGCGGGCTGTTAATGCCTGCGAACCTGCTCGCTGACGACTCGGTAATGGCCCACGCCGTGAGCGTGCTCACCACTGAGGTCTGCAAGGATGTAGAGGTTATCGGCTGGCTGTACCAGTTCTACATATCTGAGCGGAAAGACGAGATCTTCGCCGGGTTCAAGAGGAACAATAAGGCTGGCGCCGCCGAGATCCCCGCAGCGACCCAACTCTTTACACCGCATTGGATCGTTCGCTACCTCGTCGAGAACTCCCTCGGACGTCTGTGGATGCTTAATCGGCCTGACTCACGCTTAGCAGAGCAGATGGAGTACTACGTTGCCCCGGTCGCGGAGGAGGCTGACTACCTCAAGATTGCCCGCCCCGAGGAGCTGAAGGTCATCGACCCTGCATGCGGCTCGGGTCACATGCTCACATATGCATTCGACCTGCTCTATGCAATTTACGAGGAAGAGGGACACGCCCCGCCGGACATTCCCGGCCTGATCCTCTCGAACAACCTGTTCGGTACAGAGATTGACCCCCGTGCCGGGGGGCTCGCGGCCTTCGTGCTCATGATGAAAGCACGTGCTCGTCAGCGCACGTTCTTCAACAAACAAATCGAGCCCAATATCTGCGTGCTCGAACCGATCTCGTTCACACCGAGCGAGCTGGAGATTCTCGTCACGCGCGGCGGCAACGGCGCGCGTGAGGAGGCATTTTGGAACCAGTTCAGGCAGGCCGACACATTCGGCTCGCTCATTCGTCCGGACGAGGATCTGATCGCGATGCTCAAGCGCCACGCGGATGCGGAGCTAACAGACAACGGCGACCTCCTCAGAAACGATTTGAGCGCTCGTGCGCGGAAATTGGTTCTCCAATCGGAGTTTCTATCCTCTCGTTACCATATTGTGGTCGCAAACCCTCCGTACATGGGATCGGGAAATATGGGACCCGAGCTGGCGGTGCGGGCACGAAGAGAATGGCCGTCGAGCAAGGCGGACCTCTTCGCTATGTTTATCGAGCGCTCTCTGTGTGCTGTGGAAGACCATGGCTATGTGGCTATGATTGCAATGCAGAGCTGGATGTTTCTGTCGACTTTCGAGGAGTTCCGTGAGCGTCTCCTCAGGTCGTCAGCGATTCTGTCAATGGCTCACCTTGGGCCTGGGGCATTCGACACTATCGGGGGTGAGGTCGTTGCGACGACCGCCTTCGTCCTCAAGCGCGATACGGACTCAACCGTCGTGGGTGTTTACTTCCGTCTCGTCGATGTTCCTGCGGCGAGAAAGACCAGTCATTTCCACGAAGCCTTGCATTCTCATGAGCCCGGCATAACTCGCTTCGAGGTCTTGCCATCCGAATTCGGCTCAGTCCCTGGATCGCCAATCGCATACTGGTTATCATCGGCCACTAGAAAGGCATTCGAAGGTGCGATATTTCTTGGAGAGATAGCCAGCATCCGAGAGGGGATCAATACAGGAAATAATGCTCTCTTCCTCCGTCGGTGGTGGGAGGTAAGTCGAAGTGACATCTCGTTCAACCGAACCACGAACTCCGAGCCGTCGGAGCGATGGGTGCCGCACAAGAAGGGAGGTGGCTTCAGGCGCTGGGCGGGCAACGAAGAGTACGTGCTCGACTGGGGCAGCCAGGGCGCCAGTATTCACGCGTACCACAGAGTGCCACTGTCGACGAACGGTGCGCCCATGCGGGGAAAGGCGCACTTTTTTCAGCCTTCACTCTCGTGGAGCCGGATCAGCACTTCAGACTTCTCGATCCGGGAGTACCCGGCTGGGTTCTCGTATGACTCCACGGCTCCCTCGATCTTCACTACCGAGCGGCGTCTTGAGATGCTACTCGGGCTTCTGAATAGTGTCGTGGTCGGCCATCTGCTGCACGCGATGAGCCCGACATTGGACTATCGGATCACCGCACTGAGCAGAGTTCCGTTGCCTACCCGCTGGGAAGAGATCGACCTATCGAGTGTTCGTCGCCTGGAGGAACTGGCGCGTTCGGATTGGAACGACTCCGAGACGTCGTGGCACTTCATGCGCTCGCCGTGGATTCCGGAAGATCGGCAGCCGACACGCGTTTCTGCCCTCTGGGATCGAGTGCTGCACGCAAGGCGAGAACTAACTGCAGAAGTGCGATCTCTTGAGCAGGAGAACAATCGAGCTTTCCTGGATGCGTACAGCCTCCTCGATGAGCTTGACGCGACGGTTCCGGAAAGACGGGTCGCTCTTGGTGCGAACGCCAGGTGGCGCTTTCCCGGTGTACAGGACGCAAAAGCCACGCGGAAGTTGGTGGTCGCGGACGCGGCGCGCGACCTGTGTTCCTATGCGGTGGCGTGTATGTTCGGCCGCTATAGCATTGACGAGCCCGGATTGATTCTCACGAATATGGCGGAGGAGAACTACCTATTCCAAGCGTCGGGTGCGGCGTTCATGGTTGACCAGGACAATGTCATCCCGATTGTCGATGGTGAGTGGTTCGAGCACGACATCGTGGCGCAATTCCGGCAGTTCCTGCGGGTGGCGTTCGGGGAGCAGCACTTCGAGGAGAACCTGCGGTTTGTCACCGAGTCGCTCGGTGTGAAAGACCTGCGTGACTACTTCGTGAAGTCGTTCTACAAGGACCACTGGCAGCGGTACAAGAAGCGTCCGATCTACTGGCTGTTCTCCAGTCCGAACGGTTCGTTCAATGCGCTGATCTACATGCACCGCTACACACCGTCCACCGTGTCGACGGTTCTGAACGAGTACCTGCGCGAGTACATGGCGAAGTTGGAAGCCAGCCGCCAGCATCATGAGCGCCTCGCTGACGGAACAGGCACGCCACGGCAGAAAGCTGCCGCGCAGAAGGAGGTGGACCGTCTACGGAAGGTCCTGCTCGAACTCGATCAGTACGAACACGACGTGCTGTATCCGCTTGCGACCCAGCGGGTTCAGATCGACCTCGATGACGGCGTGAAGATTAACTACCCGAAATTCGGTGCAGCACTTAAGAAGATCCCCGGCCTGGAGGCAAGCGATGAGTGA
- the pglZ gene encoding BREX-1 system phosphatase PglZ type A has protein sequence MSEASAIRPHLERLFETQRVVFWHDPKGEYDTELDSLGLVGVVTVRIANDEYAVKNRLLHMEPTAKFLVYRAGAVPTGIGNWLLDLELAYGVFTADRISLLQQELGLTADGIGEIVQASEKFFGTSKWAQSLRAILDADDDATLLQAKMSAVLLGQREHTLLEITRTLLTENADGADTKYRALAEYSLDDFYWHGVAEIYGYKSPSPSIDDFVLWVFKQAIAEFTSERPGGLRNIQLDFGSLRYDVRSQKALATLAKRSARDLNIASTIEDTPLRDLVGNDLFEEVDQKIISDLARAVADRTATAREVAEIIRSRQSSIWIDGYRKLYAAVGSASELLAALNALSLTMQSFDEGLERYRAEWFRIDQLYRQFTYAARTAEHSGPLEVLRSQVESFYTNRFVYKLGAEWQQQVDAMERWYSAALYSQTSFFANYVKPITRDGRRKAIVIVSDALRYEVADELGSRIRQEDRFDATLDAMLGVLPSYTQLGMAALLPHSTIGHSTDGDPVVVDGLRSDGTQNRSKILSGVAGRAIQAEDVFSLTRDELRELYQQNQVLYVYHNRIDTTGEKGGTERQVFEAAEDTLRELVDLVKRLTNANATNLFITADHGFLFQDTALADAFYLSTLPQGDDIKVTDRRYVLGRGLKDDPAFKTFTASQVGLDSDLDVQIPKSIHRLRLSGGGSRFVHGGASLQEVVVPVLAINKKRKSDTRPVNIEILPESDKITTGQLVVKLFQAESVTDKIQPRTLRAGLYVDETLISNHSMLVFNQESTDKRDRYQTVVMLLSQDANDYNNRMAEFRLEERIPNTNQWRRLPAKAMYMLKRSFTSDFDF, from the coding sequence ATGAGTGAGGCATCTGCCATCCGGCCGCATCTGGAGCGTCTCTTCGAGACACAACGTGTGGTGTTCTGGCATGACCCCAAGGGCGAGTACGATACCGAGTTGGATTCGCTCGGCCTGGTTGGCGTCGTAACCGTGCGTATCGCCAACGACGAGTACGCGGTGAAGAACCGCCTCCTGCATATGGAGCCGACTGCGAAGTTCCTCGTCTACCGTGCGGGTGCCGTGCCGACGGGGATCGGCAACTGGTTGCTCGACCTGGAGCTTGCATACGGGGTGTTCACCGCCGACCGGATCTCACTGTTGCAGCAGGAGCTCGGGCTTACCGCCGATGGCATCGGCGAGATCGTGCAGGCTTCCGAGAAGTTCTTCGGGACCAGCAAATGGGCGCAGAGTCTCAGGGCGATTCTCGACGCTGACGATGACGCGACGTTGTTGCAGGCCAAGATGTCGGCTGTGCTGCTCGGTCAGCGTGAGCACACTCTGCTGGAGATAACCCGTACTCTGCTTACCGAGAACGCTGACGGCGCGGACACCAAGTATCGCGCTCTCGCCGAGTACAGCCTCGACGACTTCTACTGGCATGGCGTGGCCGAGATCTATGGCTACAAGTCGCCGAGCCCGAGCATCGATGACTTTGTATTGTGGGTGTTCAAGCAGGCGATTGCAGAGTTCACCTCCGAGCGTCCTGGCGGGCTCCGCAACATCCAGCTCGACTTCGGGAGCCTCCGTTATGACGTCCGGAGTCAAAAGGCACTGGCAACGCTTGCGAAGCGTTCAGCACGCGACTTGAACATCGCGAGCACGATCGAAGACACACCATTGCGCGACTTGGTCGGCAACGACCTGTTCGAGGAAGTCGACCAGAAGATCATCAGCGACCTCGCGCGTGCAGTCGCCGACCGTACAGCCACCGCACGCGAGGTTGCCGAGATCATTCGCAGCCGCCAGAGCAGCATCTGGATCGACGGGTACCGCAAGCTGTACGCCGCGGTCGGCAGCGCCTCGGAGCTGCTGGCCGCGCTCAACGCGCTCAGCCTGACGATGCAGTCATTCGACGAGGGCCTGGAGAGATACCGTGCCGAGTGGTTCCGCATCGACCAGCTCTACCGTCAGTTCACCTACGCCGCCCGGACAGCCGAACACTCCGGTCCCCTGGAGGTGCTGCGGTCGCAGGTGGAGTCGTTCTATACGAATAGGTTCGTATATAAGCTCGGTGCGGAATGGCAGCAGCAGGTCGACGCCATGGAGCGATGGTATTCCGCCGCCCTCTATTCACAGACATCATTCTTTGCCAACTACGTCAAACCGATCACCCGCGACGGCCGCCGCAAGGCAATTGTCATCGTCTCCGACGCACTCAGGTATGAAGTCGCCGACGAACTCGGGTCACGCATCCGACAAGAAGATCGATTCGACGCCACCCTCGATGCCATGCTCGGTGTACTGCCGAGCTACACCCAGCTCGGGATGGCTGCGTTGTTGCCACACAGCACGATCGGACATTCGACGGACGGTGATCCTGTCGTCGTCGACGGTCTGCGCTCGGATGGCACGCAGAACCGAAGCAAAATCCTGAGCGGTGTGGCGGGGCGAGCGATCCAGGCCGAGGATGTCTTCTCGTTGACCCGGGACGAACTACGCGAGCTGTACCAGCAGAACCAAGTCCTATACGTCTACCACAACCGCATCGATACGACGGGTGAGAAGGGAGGCACTGAACGCCAGGTCTTCGAAGCAGCCGAGGACACGCTTCGAGAGCTAGTAGACCTGGTCAAACGCCTGACGAACGCAAACGCGACGAATCTTTTCATCACCGCCGACCACGGCTTCCTGTTCCAAGACACGGCCTTGGCGGATGCGTTCTACCTGTCGACGCTCCCTCAGGGCGACGACATCAAGGTCACCGATCGCCGCTATGTCCTCGGACGTGGACTGAAAGACGACCCGGCGTTCAAGACCTTCACCGCGTCCCAGGTCGGGCTCGACAGCGACCTGGACGTGCAGATCCCGAAATCTATACATCGCTTGCGGCTCTCGGGAGGGGGATCACGCTTCGTCCACGGCGGTGCCTCTCTGCAAGAAGTGGTTGTTCCTGTTCTGGCTATCAACAAGAAGCGCAAGAGCGACACCCGCCCGGTTAACATCGAGATTTTGCCCGAGTCGGACAAGATCACCACCGGTCAGTTGGTCGTCAAACTGTTCCAGGCTGAGTCAGTCACCGACAAAATCCAGCCCCGAACGCTACGCGCGGGCTTGTACGTGGACGAGACCCTGATCTCGAACCACTCCATGCTGGTGTTCAACCAGGAATCGACCGACAAGCGCGACCGCTACCAGACGGTGGTCATGCTGCTCAGTCAGGACGCGAACGACTACAACAACCGTATGGCCGAGTTCCGGTTAGAGGAGCGGATCCCCAACACGAACCAGTGGCGGAGGCTGCCGGCCAAGGCGATGTACATGCTCAAGCGATCTTTCACCTCGGACTTCGACTTCTAG